From Methylopila sp. M107, a single genomic window includes:
- a CDS encoding circularly permuted type 2 ATP-grasp protein translates to MTELLTAEILNGAPPKNGFLDGYGPSAGVHDEMLAPDGSVRPHYRQMIAALARMSEAERTRRSASAAQYLREAGVYYRVYGGPEKSEQTRSWPLGEPPLIIARDEWERLVAGLTQRAGFLEKLIADFYGDRRLLTDGVLPAAILGRNPEFLRPLADQAKSGQPLLRFIAVDLGRGPDGRWWVLGDRTQAPSGAGFALENRVATARAFPDLIRDMKVQRLAGFFRRFRESLNAMIDPKDRGRIGLLTPGPANETYFEHAYLARYLGFLLLEGGDLSVQGAKVVVRTVDGAMPINVLWRRLDSDFADPLELHSGSRIGTPGLVRAVRRGALQMVNALGSGILETRALLAFQPALARALIGEDLILPTVATWWCGQENERAYVSANRDRLSLSRAFPQGADTDDRRRPLDLGIRRDPSDRLLDELDGHGMGIVGQEIVGLSTAPVFVDGRLSARPVTMRVYLARDAEGWHVMPGGFARTSSSADPLAVSMQAGGFSVDVWAPSDKHEREVSLLSSSKAFSRRLPSAPPARAADNLYWLGRYVERAEAATRLVRLYAARVAEGERRDDLEGRVAELLTDFDVDVLEGDPAEGLLALARRAFWTASRIRDRFSPDGWRALREVVDLIEAHLKLEGPGDLVDLTSAALTRFAGFAGLVQENMYQFTGWRFLQIGRLLERGQISAGVAAALTGEKPPEGGLEALLEFSDSRITYRRRYTVDLSRETVLDLVVLDPLNPRAIAFQVNGFKTLLDELPGMRRGETLHPVSRRAARLQVRLATGDAAEATGPFLTRIATDLGDISNLLNQRYFGNAAQINTDPLDAE, encoded by the coding sequence ATGACCGAGCTCCTCACCGCCGAAATCCTGAACGGGGCGCCCCCGAAGAACGGGTTCCTCGACGGCTACGGGCCGAGCGCCGGCGTCCATGACGAGATGCTCGCGCCCGACGGTTCGGTGCGCCCGCATTACCGGCAGATGATCGCAGCGCTCGCGCGCATGAGCGAAGCCGAGAGGACCCGCCGCTCCGCCAGCGCCGCGCAGTATCTGCGCGAGGCGGGCGTCTACTACCGGGTCTATGGCGGGCCGGAAAAATCCGAGCAGACCCGCTCGTGGCCCCTCGGCGAGCCCCCGCTGATCATCGCGCGCGACGAATGGGAGCGGCTGGTCGCGGGGCTCACCCAGCGCGCCGGCTTTCTGGAGAAGCTGATCGCGGACTTCTACGGCGACCGCCGCCTGCTGACCGACGGCGTGCTGCCGGCCGCGATCCTCGGGCGCAACCCGGAATTCCTGCGGCCGCTCGCCGACCAGGCGAAATCCGGCCAGCCGCTGCTGCGCTTCATCGCGGTCGATCTCGGACGCGGCCCGGACGGCCGCTGGTGGGTGCTGGGCGACCGCACGCAGGCGCCGTCGGGCGCGGGCTTCGCGCTCGAAAACCGGGTCGCGACCGCGCGCGCCTTCCCGGACCTCATCCGCGACATGAAGGTGCAGCGGCTCGCCGGCTTCTTCCGGCGCTTCCGCGAATCGCTCAATGCAATGATCGACCCCAAGGACCGCGGCCGCATCGGGCTGCTGACGCCGGGGCCGGCGAACGAGACCTATTTCGAGCACGCCTACCTCGCCCGTTATCTCGGCTTCCTGCTGCTCGAGGGCGGCGACCTGTCGGTGCAGGGCGCCAAGGTGGTGGTCCGCACCGTCGACGGCGCGATGCCGATCAACGTGCTGTGGCGACGTCTCGACAGCGACTTCGCCGACCCGCTCGAACTCCATTCCGGCTCGCGCATCGGCACGCCCGGCCTCGTCCGCGCGGTGCGCCGCGGCGCGCTCCAGATGGTCAACGCGCTGGGCTCGGGCATCCTCGAGACCCGCGCGCTGCTCGCCTTCCAGCCGGCGCTCGCGCGCGCGCTGATCGGCGAGGACCTGATCCTGCCGACCGTGGCGACCTGGTGGTGCGGGCAAGAGAACGAACGCGCCTATGTCTCGGCCAACCGCGACCGGCTCTCGCTGTCGCGCGCCTTCCCGCAAGGGGCCGACACCGACGACCGCCGCCGGCCGCTCGATCTCGGCATCCGGCGCGATCCGTCGGACAGACTGCTCGACGAGCTCGACGGGCACGGCATGGGCATCGTCGGACAGGAGATCGTCGGGCTGTCGACCGCGCCGGTCTTCGTCGACGGGCGCCTCTCGGCGCGGCCCGTGACCATGCGGGTCTATCTCGCGCGCGACGCGGAGGGCTGGCACGTGATGCCGGGCGGCTTCGCCCGCACGTCGAGCTCGGCCGATCCGCTCGCCGTCTCGATGCAGGCCGGCGGCTTCTCGGTCGACGTCTGGGCGCCGTCCGACAAGCACGAGCGCGAGGTCTCGCTGCTGTCGAGCTCGAAGGCGTTTTCGCGCCGGCTGCCGTCCGCGCCTCCGGCGCGCGCGGCCGACAATCTCTACTGGCTCGGCCGCTACGTCGAACGCGCGGAAGCCGCGACGCGGCTGGTCCGGCTCTACGCCGCCCGCGTCGCGGAAGGCGAGCGGCGCGACGATCTGGAAGGGCGCGTTGCGGAACTCCTCACCGACTTCGACGTCGACGTGCTGGAAGGCGACCCGGCCGAGGGGCTGCTGGCGCTCGCGCGCCGCGCGTTCTGGACGGCGTCGCGCATCCGCGACCGGTTCTCGCCGGACGGCTGGCGGGCGCTCCGGGAGGTCGTCGACCTGATCGAAGCCCATCTCAAGCTCGAAGGCCCGGGCGACCTCGTCGATCTGACCAGCGCCGCGCTCACCCGCTTCGCAGGCTTCGCCGGCCTCGTGCAGGAAAACATGTACCAGTTCACCGGCTGGCGTTTCCTGCAGATCGGCCGCCTGCTGGAGCGCGGCCAGATCTCCGCCGGCGTCGCCGCGGCGCTGACGGGGGAGAAGCCGCCGGAGGGCGGGCTGGAGGCGCTTCTCGAATTCAGCGACAGCCGGATCACCTATCGCAGGCGTTATACCGTCGACCTGTCGCGCGAGACCGTGCTCGACCTCGTGGTGCTCGACCCGCTCAATCCGCGCGCCATCGCGTTCCAGGTGAACGGCTTCAAGACGCTGCTCGACGAACTGCCGGGCATGCGCCGCGGCGAGACGCTGCATCCGGTGTCGCGCCGGGCCGCGCGGCTGCAGGTCCGGCTCGCGACCGGCGACGCGGCGGAAGCCACCGGCCCGTTCCTGACCCGGATCGCGACCGATCTCGGCGACATCTCGAACCTGTTGAACCAGCGCTACTTCGGCAACGCCGCGCAGATCAACACAGACCCGCTGGACGCAGAATGA
- a CDS encoding c-type cytochrome — MTMHRVTIAALGLAGLAVAGPAFAEPFRDDAFATYKGDPKNGAYVAGAAGCAACHSSGDDPKLLSGGLKMDTFIGTLFASNITADPAGIGGWSNAQFLNATMRGIGKDGRHLYPVMPYASYAGMNPTDMLDVKAYLETLPKSDARTEANRISWPYNMSVTMNLWKRANLDETAFAPGDGSQLARGRYLVEAVGGCGECHTPRTGLYGLDKTRAFQGEKGLSGGAALDISKSRIASVGDATFAKRLFEDGTKLSGAPFGDPVMRKIAQGLSGLTDADRRAVVAYLKGAEVQAPKVADTAEAACKDPTAQAATAGADPGLARAADDFMTNHCRNCHGPGASAQGSYPAGDLPSIAADAAFLTPGDAANSAVFKSIKSGRMPKGKQPSAAEIDAFGKWIDSLKQPAPIAASALAGPPRKRAIVDWRGYTLAAAGDIGKVQDADKPFVRYFSFRPQQNGVLPCEDQKRFAERMKLYDAGFNKLLNSLSLGESLVTPDKVDGAPAPLARVDIRDLGWDAAKWDALVASYPYALDPSGGDGSLQALAAQTRTQVPILRVDWFMANAAKPALYHTLLDLPQNIADLEKGRLGVNVDDNIRRRRIVRAAFLQGASGVSDHNRMIERHALPRGGYYWKSYDFAESRNLQDLTKRPHGPPEIGQLEQGLESFHHDGGEMIFQLPNGLQGYYLSTAKGDRLDEGPTSIVSFRDRPVGRVGGVIVSNGKTCFACHVDGIIAKRDQLRSKIETTFPAGQRELLLDMYVPQKQLEATYDADRKAFVAALDKIGATQTAPDGTRTSATGPGKEEIVNWFADLYEDNLDAEALASEFDMTAEQFQTAASLVRDPVQSQLVILWQTQLKTGAKVPRFEVEQQFAALSKPLLGVQALEAKPLAKQALAPTGAAPVPAVAPALPDYKNPAMQTDGPAGKLTLELKVASSNVFVGQELHFDVTANRACELQVFYVEETGNVEVISQALIGAPFLEAGVPRRIPDPRGGSLVFDTPGRDESLVLFCREGGLREQRLSAEQAKALASVSRGAPTRGLAQKLTEQNAAPSAPATITSLSSPAAARPAAGGSAVHIVTFNVKGH; from the coding sequence ATGACCATGCACAGGGTAACGATCGCGGCTCTCGGGCTCGCTGGCCTCGCCGTCGCGGGGCCGGCCTTCGCCGAGCCGTTCCGCGACGACGCCTTCGCGACCTACAAGGGCGATCCGAAGAACGGCGCCTATGTGGCGGGCGCGGCGGGCTGCGCCGCCTGCCACTCGTCCGGCGACGACCCGAAGTTGCTCTCCGGCGGGCTGAAGATGGACACGTTCATCGGCACGCTGTTCGCGTCCAACATCACGGCGGACCCCGCCGGGATCGGCGGCTGGTCGAACGCCCAGTTCCTCAACGCCACCATGCGCGGGATCGGCAAGGACGGCCGCCACCTCTATCCGGTCATGCCCTACGCGTCCTACGCCGGCATGAACCCGACCGACATGCTGGACGTGAAGGCCTATCTCGAGACGCTGCCGAAGTCGGACGCGCGAACCGAGGCGAACCGGATCTCGTGGCCGTACAACATGTCGGTCACGATGAACCTCTGGAAGCGCGCCAACCTCGACGAGACGGCGTTCGCGCCTGGCGACGGTTCGCAGCTCGCGCGCGGCCGCTACCTCGTCGAGGCCGTCGGCGGCTGCGGCGAATGTCACACGCCGCGCACAGGCCTCTACGGCCTCGACAAGACCCGCGCCTTCCAGGGCGAGAAGGGACTTTCGGGCGGCGCCGCGCTAGACATCTCGAAGTCGCGCATTGCGAGCGTCGGCGACGCGACCTTCGCCAAGCGTCTGTTCGAAGACGGCACGAAGCTCTCGGGCGCGCCGTTCGGCGACCCGGTGATGCGCAAGATCGCGCAGGGGCTGTCGGGCCTGACCGACGCCGACCGCCGCGCCGTGGTGGCCTATCTCAAGGGCGCCGAAGTGCAGGCCCCGAAGGTCGCCGACACCGCGGAAGCCGCCTGCAAGGACCCGACCGCGCAGGCCGCGACCGCCGGGGCCGACCCGGGCCTCGCGCGCGCCGCCGACGACTTTATGACGAACCATTGCCGCAACTGCCACGGCCCCGGCGCGAGCGCTCAGGGAAGCTATCCGGCCGGCGACCTTCCCTCGATCGCTGCCGACGCCGCCTTCCTCACGCCTGGCGACGCCGCCAACTCGGCCGTGTTCAAGAGCATCAAGTCCGGCCGCATGCCGAAGGGCAAGCAGCCGAGCGCGGCCGAGATCGACGCGTTCGGCAAGTGGATCGACAGCCTCAAGCAGCCGGCGCCGATCGCCGCCTCCGCTCTCGCAGGGCCGCCGCGCAAGCGCGCGATCGTCGACTGGCGCGGCTACACGCTCGCCGCCGCCGGCGACATCGGCAAGGTCCAGGACGCCGACAAGCCGTTCGTCCGCTACTTCTCGTTCCGCCCGCAGCAGAACGGCGTGCTGCCCTGCGAGGACCAGAAGCGGTTCGCGGAGCGGATGAAGCTCTACGACGCCGGCTTCAACAAGCTGCTGAACTCGTTGTCGCTCGGCGAGAGCCTCGTCACGCCCGACAAGGTCGACGGCGCGCCGGCCCCGCTCGCCCGCGTCGACATCCGCGACCTCGGCTGGGACGCGGCGAAGTGGGACGCGCTCGTCGCGAGCTATCCTTACGCGCTCGATCCCAGCGGCGGCGACGGCTCGCTGCAGGCGCTCGCCGCCCAGACCCGCACGCAGGTCCCGATCCTGCGGGTCGACTGGTTCATGGCGAACGCGGCGAAGCCCGCGCTCTACCACACGCTGCTCGATCTGCCGCAGAACATCGCGGACCTCGAAAAGGGCAGGCTCGGCGTCAACGTCGACGACAACATCCGTCGCCGCCGCATCGTTCGCGCCGCTTTCCTGCAGGGCGCCTCGGGCGTGTCCGACCACAACCGCATGATCGAGCGGCACGCGCTGCCGCGCGGCGGCTACTACTGGAAGTCCTACGACTTCGCCGAGAGCCGCAACCTGCAGGACCTGACCAAGCGCCCGCACGGCCCGCCCGAGATCGGTCAGCTCGAGCAGGGGCTCGAGTCGTTCCACCATGACGGCGGCGAGATGATCTTCCAGCTGCCAAACGGGCTGCAGGGCTACTATCTGTCAACCGCCAAGGGCGACCGGCTGGACGAGGGCCCGACCTCGATCGTCTCGTTCCGCGACAGGCCGGTCGGCCGCGTCGGCGGCGTGATCGTATCGAACGGCAAGACCTGCTTCGCCTGCCATGTCGACGGCATCATCGCCAAGCGCGACCAGCTGCGGTCCAAGATCGAGACCACCTTCCCGGCCGGCCAGCGCGAGCTGCTGCTCGACATGTACGTGCCGCAGAAGCAGCTCGAGGCGACCTACGACGCGGACCGCAAGGCCTTCGTCGCCGCGCTCGACAAGATCGGCGCGACCCAGACCGCGCCGGACGGCACACGGACCAGCGCGACCGGCCCGGGCAAGGAAGAGATCGTCAACTGGTTCGCCGACCTCTACGAGGACAACCTCGACGCGGAGGCGCTCGCTTCCGAGTTCGACATGACGGCGGAGCAGTTCCAGACCGCCGCCAGCCTCGTGCGCGATCCGGTGCAGAGCCAGCTGGTCATTCTCTGGCAGACGCAGCTCAAGACCGGCGCGAAGGTGCCGCGCTTCGAGGTCGAGCAGCAGTTCGCGGCGCTCTCCAAGCCGTTGCTCGGCGTGCAGGCGCTCGAGGCCAAGCCGCTCGCAAAGCAGGCGCTCGCCCCGACCGGCGCCGCGCCCGTACCCGCGGTCGCGCCGGCGCTGCCGGACTACAAGAACCCGGCGATGCAGACCGACGGCCCCGCCGGAAAGCTGACGCTCGAACTCAAGGTCGCGAGCTCCAACGTCTTCGTCGGGCAGGAGCTGCACTTCGACGTCACCGCCAACCGCGCCTGCGAATTGCAGGTGTTCTACGTCGAGGAGACCGGCAACGTGGAGGTGATCTCTCAGGCGCTGATAGGCGCGCCATTCCTGGAGGCCGGCGTGCCCCGTCGCATCCCGGATCCGCGCGGCGGATCGCTGGTGTTCGACACGCCGGGCAGGGACGAGTCGCTCGTGCTGTTCTGCCGCGAGGGCGGCCTGCGCGAGCAGCGCCTCAGCGCCGAGCAGGCGAAGGCGCTGGCGAGCGTCTCGCGCGGCGCGCCGACGCGCGGCCTCGCGCAGAAGCTGACCGAGCAGAACGCGGCGCCGTCCGCGCCCGCGACGATCACGAGCCTGAGCTCGCCCGCCGCCGCGCGGCCCGCGGCAGGCGGCTCGGCGGTCCACATCGTGACGTTCAACGTGAAGGGGCATTAA
- a CDS encoding ferric reductase-like transmembrane domain-containing protein produces MTGRAICFALCAFAAMLSIPAASWTGLATWLSLACSSAAFVAMALNQFLATRPRFAEPLFGGLDQIYRMHRHLGILALVLILVHFFLTPDFQGKQLASDLNKFAKNVGMAGFIGLMALIALSLIKRIPFTKIETPYHWWRLSHRLIGVFFAFIAFHQFFIKRPFAGDAWLANYLAFFAVLGVVSYLYAEFNGFFRRRKYRVVTVTRLSSATIVEARPIGRPIKVKPGQFAFLSFVKPGLREPHPFTVAGYGKDGSVRFAIKPLGDFTKRLRELAQVGDEIRVEGGYGRFTHARGGEKQVWLAGGIGITPFLAMASSLKAEDPRQILLVHCVRDDAEAVEAEKLAARDAELPNFTFRLHKSGEAGRLEAAGLKAAAPFDLNGADLWFCGPPLLRSAIAKGLSAAGVKIRRLEFERFEFR; encoded by the coding sequence ATGACAGGACGGGCGATCTGCTTCGCGCTCTGCGCGTTCGCGGCCATGCTTTCGATTCCGGCCGCGAGCTGGACGGGGCTCGCGACGTGGCTGTCGCTCGCCTGCTCGTCGGCGGCGTTCGTCGCGATGGCGCTGAACCAGTTTCTCGCGACGCGGCCGCGCTTCGCCGAGCCGCTGTTCGGCGGGCTCGACCAGATCTACCGCATGCACCGCCATCTCGGCATTTTGGCGCTGGTGCTGATCCTCGTGCACTTCTTTTTGACGCCGGACTTTCAGGGCAAGCAGCTCGCGAGCGACCTGAACAAGTTCGCGAAGAACGTCGGCATGGCGGGCTTCATCGGCCTGATGGCGCTGATCGCGCTCAGCCTGATCAAGCGTATCCCGTTCACGAAGATCGAGACGCCCTATCACTGGTGGCGGCTGTCGCACCGGCTGATCGGGGTGTTCTTTGCGTTCATCGCGTTCCACCAGTTCTTCATCAAGCGGCCCTTCGCGGGCGACGCGTGGCTCGCGAACTACCTCGCCTTCTTCGCGGTGCTTGGCGTCGTGTCCTACCTCTACGCCGAGTTCAACGGCTTCTTCCGGCGGCGGAAGTATCGGGTCGTGACAGTGACGCGGCTCTCCTCCGCGACCATCGTCGAGGCGCGGCCGATCGGCCGGCCCATCAAGGTGAAGCCCGGCCAGTTCGCCTTTTTGAGCTTCGTGAAGCCGGGGTTGCGCGAGCCGCACCCGTTCACGGTCGCGGGCTACGGCAAGGACGGATCGGTGCGCTTCGCGATCAAGCCGCTCGGCGATTTCACAAAACGTCTTCGGGAATTGGCGCAGGTCGGCGACGAGATCCGGGTCGAGGGCGGCTACGGCCGCTTCACCCATGCGCGCGGCGGCGAAAAGCAGGTGTGGCTCGCGGGCGGCATCGGCATCACGCCGTTCCTCGCCATGGCGTCGAGCCTGAAGGCGGAGGACCCGCGGCAGATCCTGCTCGTCCACTGCGTCCGAGACGACGCGGAGGCCGTCGAGGCCGAGAAGCTCGCGGCGCGCGACGCCGAGCTGCCGAATTTCACGTTCCGCCTGCACAAGAGCGGGGAGGCGGGCCGGTTGGAAGCCGCTGGGCTGAAAGCCGCCGCGCCCTTCGATCTCAACGGCGCTGACCTCTGGTTCTGCGGCCCGCCGCTGCTGCGGAGCGCCATCGCCAAAGGATTGAGCGCGGCCGGCGTCAAAATTCGCCGGCTCGAGTTTGAACGTTTCGAGTTCCGGTGA
- a CDS encoding OmpA family protein yields the protein MRGARLLVGALGALVLWGPAAAQTVSSETIVNKLQPKPAQTRGLTRSFGPAAAAPAVSPEDKAFLQNLAPTRGLKQFEREKVAEIVAKQDLPKIDIQITFDYDSDHIRPSSIPDVNELGKALVSAQLANARLLLNGHTDAAGSPDYNQALSERRAKAIGAYLTARFGIGPERLIAIGYGKERLKNSAEPLAEENRRVEIVNLSQN from the coding sequence ATGAGGGGAGCTCGTCTACTCGTCGGCGCGCTTGGCGCGCTCGTTCTCTGGGGGCCCGCGGCCGCGCAGACCGTTTCGTCGGAGACGATCGTCAACAAGCTTCAGCCGAAGCCGGCCCAGACGAGAGGGCTGACGCGATCGTTCGGCCCGGCTGCCGCCGCGCCGGCCGTCAGTCCCGAAGACAAGGCCTTTCTCCAGAACCTGGCGCCGACCCGCGGCCTCAAGCAGTTCGAGCGCGAGAAGGTCGCCGAGATCGTCGCCAAGCAGGATCTGCCCAAGATCGATATCCAGATCACCTTCGACTACGACAGCGACCATATCCGCCCGTCGTCGATTCCGGACGTCAACGAGCTCGGCAAGGCGCTGGTGAGCGCCCAGCTCGCCAATGCGCGTCTGCTCCTGAACGGCCATACCGATGCGGCCGGCTCGCCCGACTACAATCAGGCGCTGTCCGAGCGGCGCGCCAAGGCGATCGGCGCCTATCTGACCGCGCGCTTCGGCATCGGTCCGGAGCGGCTGATCGCGATCGGCTACGGCAAGGAACGCCTGAAGAATTCCGCGGAACCGCTGGCCGAAGAGAACCGGCGGGTCGAGATCGTCAATCTGAGCCAGAACTAG
- a CDS encoding transglutaminase family protein, with translation MNYEIALEISYDYPDAVKDARHILRVRPRVEPGQRVSSISLAVSPKPDELVTERDFFGNQIDHVFIEPSHEEMSVTMKARVAVGRATFDLDATPAVGDLIDVANGSRLSNASAPAHFLSDSRIVRAVPAITAYARDSLDFSAPAGEAILAFSRRIQKEFKYDPEATEVDTPLEVAFRQREGVCQDFAHIMISALRGVGVPAAYVSGYIRTIPPPGKKRLEGADAMHAWVAVWLGAKIGWRGFDPTNGILALNDHIVVASGRDYSDVAPIDGVLITAGPHTTTHTVDVKPLDEIPLGR, from the coding sequence ATGAATTACGAGATCGCGCTCGAGATCTCCTACGACTACCCGGACGCCGTGAAGGACGCGCGCCATATCCTGCGCGTGCGGCCGCGCGTCGAGCCCGGCCAGCGCGTGTCGTCGATCTCGCTCGCCGTGTCGCCGAAACCGGACGAACTGGTCACCGAGCGCGACTTCTTCGGCAACCAGATCGACCACGTCTTCATCGAGCCGTCGCACGAGGAAATGTCGGTCACGATGAAGGCGCGGGTCGCGGTCGGACGCGCGACGTTCGATCTCGACGCGACGCCCGCGGTCGGCGACCTGATTGACGTCGCCAACGGCTCACGCCTCTCGAATGCTTCCGCCCCGGCGCATTTCCTAAGCGACAGCCGGATCGTGCGCGCCGTCCCGGCGATCACCGCCTACGCCCGCGACTCCCTCGACTTCTCGGCGCCGGCCGGCGAGGCGATCCTCGCCTTCTCGCGACGGATCCAGAAGGAGTTCAAATACGACCCGGAAGCGACAGAAGTCGACACGCCGCTGGAAGTCGCCTTCAGGCAGCGCGAGGGCGTCTGCCAGGACTTTGCGCACATCATGATCTCGGCGCTGCGCGGCGTGGGCGTGCCGGCGGCCTATGTCAGCGGCTACATCCGCACCATCCCGCCGCCGGGCAAGAAGCGCCTCGAGGGCGCCGACGCCATGCACGCCTGGGTCGCCGTCTGGCTCGGGGCCAAGATCGGCTGGCGCGGCTTCGACCCGACCAACGGGATTTTGGCGCTGAACGACCACATCGTGGTGGCGAGCGGCCGCGACTATTCCGACGTCGCGCCGATCGACGGCGTGCTGATCACGGCGGGCCCGCACACGACGACCCACACGGTCGACGTGAAACCGCTGGACGAGATCCCGCTCGGACGGTAG